Proteins encoded by one window of Ulvibacter sp. MAR_2010_11:
- a CDS encoding amidohydrolase, translating to MKVKFIFIALFISGTAYGQAVKSVGTSADILIVNAEIYTVDAAKSWAEAMAIKDGKIIYVGSLLEAKKYQTELTKIIDGEGKFIMPALYDLHCHILQAVLDEELYCKIQSNSLEGTIRKIQDGVIKQKKNTWITGAGYYPELFGEMGPNKSLLDSLIPDKPAFFFDIGYHNIWVNSRALQLANINKETIYKDHVDWIVKDKITGEPTGWLKEDARELVTHIAPRPNYLEADIKYTFSRVAEVLAENGIVSVQDPSSFDVNLLKLYHSADSLGLIKSFNVSFGLPYLITNSNLSLDERLSDLLSLSKKYQSKNIKTKTVKLFIDGTLESQTAAVLEPYLNSVERGTLLYDSLQLNIIIQKLDSAGFQLHFHSTGDRAIRASLDGIEYAIHVNGNNFGRHQIAHANLPHPDDIPRFRKLGVIANMQLWWMDNSTYYTELLPSIIGKNRVQQMHPFKSFSNQGVLLSVGSDYPITTLNPFEAIQKAITRKEIDSNNEQIISENECLDLSETIAAYTIGGAYAQFKEKEAGSLEIGKWADFILLDKNLFSIDPTEIHKTKLLKTFYRGNQVFENE from the coding sequence TTGTGAATGCTGAAATTTATACTGTAGATGCTGCAAAAAGCTGGGCAGAAGCAATGGCAATAAAAGATGGGAAAATTATCTATGTAGGCTCACTTCTGGAAGCAAAAAAATATCAAACAGAGCTTACTAAAATAATAGATGGTGAAGGTAAGTTTATAATGCCTGCACTTTATGATTTGCATTGCCACATATTACAGGCAGTGTTGGATGAAGAGCTATATTGTAAAATACAATCAAATTCTCTTGAAGGAACAATAAGGAAGATTCAGGATGGCGTAATCAAACAAAAAAAGAATACATGGATAACAGGAGCAGGTTATTATCCAGAACTGTTTGGAGAGATGGGACCAAATAAGAGCTTGCTCGATTCACTCATTCCTGATAAACCGGCTTTCTTTTTTGACATTGGTTATCACAATATATGGGTTAATTCAAGAGCATTGCAATTAGCTAATATTAATAAAGAAACTATTTACAAAGACCATGTTGACTGGATTGTAAAAGATAAAATTACTGGTGAACCTACTGGATGGCTAAAAGAGGATGCTAGGGAGTTAGTTACACATATAGCTCCGAGGCCAAATTATCTGGAAGCTGATATAAAATATACATTTTCACGGGTGGCAGAAGTGTTGGCTGAAAACGGTATTGTCAGTGTTCAGGATCCCTCATCTTTTGACGTTAATCTATTGAAGCTCTATCATTCTGCAGATTCACTGGGGTTGATAAAATCTTTCAATGTCTCCTTTGGATTGCCTTATCTGATAACTAATAGCAATCTTTCATTGGATGAAAGACTATCAGACTTATTATCATTAAGTAAGAAATATCAGTCTAAAAATATAAAGACTAAAACCGTAAAGTTATTCATTGATGGCACGTTAGAATCTCAAACTGCAGCCGTGTTAGAACCTTATTTAAATTCAGTGGAAAGGGGAACATTGTTGTATGATTCTCTTCAATTAAACATTATCATACAAAAACTTGATTCAGCGGGTTTTCAACTGCATTTTCATTCTACCGGGGACAGGGCTATAAGAGCATCGTTAGACGGAATTGAATATGCGATACATGTGAATGGAAATAACTTTGGAAGACATCAAATAGCACATGCCAACCTGCCTCACCCAGACGATATTCCAAGATTCCGAAAACTAGGCGTTATTGCTAATATGCAACTCTGGTGGATGGATAATTCAACTTATTACACAGAATTATTACCTTCTATAATTGGTAAAAACAGAGTTCAACAAATGCATCCATTTAAATCATTTTCGAACCAAGGTGTCCTACTTTCAGTTGGAAGTGATTATCCTATAACTACATTAAATCCATTCGAAGCAATACAAAAAGCCATAACACGTAAAGAGATTGATTCAAATAATGAGCAAATCATCTCTGAAAATGAATGCTTGGATTTATCCGAAACAATAGCAGCATATACAATTGGGGGTGCTTATGCCCAGTTTAAGGAAAAAGAGGCAGGATCATTAGAAATAGGGAAATGGGCTGATTTTATTTTGTTGGACAAAAACCTGTTTTCAATTGACCCTACGGAAATACATAAAACAAAATTGTTAAAAACATTTTATAGAGGTAACCAGGTTTTCGAAAATGAATAA
- a CDS encoding N-acetyltransferase produces MAVIKNQMEFIEIKQANENDLEILALLGRITWAETFGKLFRREKDVKDYGDTNFSISEIRSSLENPNVYFWIAYFYEFPVGYAKIENLIDSKLVQGKTVCKLRNIYVLNDFHSKRIGLGLWNRMLEKVKELKCDKMWLSVLHSNDKAINFYKENDFYKVGDFNLKIGIDSFIMNIMVRELN; encoded by the coding sequence TTGGCAGTAATTAAAAATCAAATGGAATTTATAGAAATCAAACAAGCGAATGAAAATGATCTCGAAATTCTTGCATTATTAGGTAGAATTACTTGGGCTGAAACATTTGGGAAATTATTCAGAAGGGAAAAAGATGTAAAAGACTATGGCGATACTAACTTCTCCATTAGCGAAATTAGGTCCTCTTTAGAAAATCCTAATGTTTATTTCTGGATTGCCTATTTTTATGAATTTCCGGTTGGATATGCTAAAATTGAGAATCTTATTGATTCGAAATTAGTACAAGGAAAGACAGTTTGCAAGCTTCGTAATATTTATGTTTTAAACGATTTTCACTCAAAAAGGATTGGACTCGGACTTTGGAATAGGATGCTTGAGAAAGTTAAAGAGCTGAAGTGTGATAAAATGTGGCTGTCAGTTCTTCATTCCAATGATAAAGCGATTAATTTTTATAAAGAAAATGATTTTTATAAGGTTGGAGATTTTAATCTTAAAATTGGAATCGATAGTTTTATTATGAATATAATGGTACGAGAACTCAATTAA
- a CDS encoding MBL fold metallo-hydrolase gives MKKNILYSFLLLVLLTSFTKLSNDQILEVREGTITNLYDAFGKDTSLTKDFGFSCITKYQGKTILFDAGSNADIFKKNTIKLGIDLTKVDIVVISHGHFDHLNGLDYLLQLNPNVKIYFPYDIFWGAPVSYDATGQEPNVKDTLPTYMQYFDGGSTKFSINQSGRFWNANIEFVKTSKEILPGLNIVATSSQFMGYFSCYPGKSFVEGQFEHKQDACKNTNLPELSLSMKTDKGQVLIVGCSHTGVENIVRQTQSETADEIDLVYGGFHMLPFDRNQTTQLVNMLKYELRVDRVAPAHCTGHLAFKLLQDVYKTDYLYAGLGETIAY, from the coding sequence ATGAAAAAAAATATACTCTACAGTTTTCTTCTGCTTGTGTTGCTTACTTCATTCACCAAGCTGTCTAACGATCAAATTCTTGAAGTCAGGGAAGGCACAATTACTAACCTTTATGACGCATTTGGTAAAGACACATCTCTAACTAAAGATTTTGGGTTTTCCTGCATAACAAAATATCAAGGCAAGACTATTTTATTTGACGCAGGCAGTAATGCCGACATTTTCAAAAAGAACACAATTAAACTCGGAATTGACCTTACAAAAGTTGACATCGTTGTAATTTCTCATGGGCACTTTGACCACTTGAACGGTCTTGATTATTTGTTACAGCTCAATCCGAATGTAAAAATCTATTTTCCTTATGACATTTTTTGGGGAGCACCAGTTTCTTATGACGCAACGGGACAAGAGCCAAATGTAAAAGACACCTTGCCAACTTACATGCAATACTTTGACGGTGGCAGTACAAAATTTTCAATCAACCAATCAGGCCGGTTTTGGAACGCCAACATTGAATTTGTAAAAACTTCAAAAGAAATTTTACCGGGACTAAATATAGTTGCAACTAGTTCTCAGTTTATGGGGTATTTTTCCTGCTATCCCGGAAAAAGTTTTGTAGAAGGACAATTTGAACATAAGCAAGACGCTTGCAAAAATACCAACCTACCAGAACTTTCTCTTTCAATGAAAACAGACAAAGGACAAGTTTTGATTGTAGGGTGCTCCCATACGGGTGTTGAAAACATTGTAAGACAAACACAAAGTGAAACAGCAGACGAAATTGATTTGGTTTACGGTGGTTTTCATATGCTGCCATTTGACAGAAACCAAACTACTCAGTTAGTTAATATGCTTAAATACGAGTTGAGAGTTGATCGCGTTGCACCA
- a CDS encoding serine hydrolase produces the protein MKNNYLIKILKSTVFTVLFLVTLNAIAQTNSSDLEKKVDSLFEKFDTLNQPGMIVGISQDDSTILIKCYGSSDLEKKIAISSKTRFHIASLTKQFTAFAISQLEREGKLSYQDNILKYLPQLHDFGTVITIDQLLHHSSGLRSTNRLRLLQDDFYDALLTQKNALNLIYAQKELNFEPGSSFGYSNSGYILLATIVENISNLKFSEWLNKNVFEPLNMNETILGDDYSLIIPDRAIPYEKKEDGYAQTMGMKWIDYGATGIYSTLGDLMKWQVYLHEQNYMWVLEEASNSPYAMGLYVFKSKDGTIDQIFHTGDGAGYTSFMSYYPKEKIDVVLLSNLYGNEPIKLAETIIDFIRPINEKSIADYSNQIELPIEVLKKYEGSYDAKIFKAEFEIKDKQLYALNPQGSDLMVAVNETTFLIPNTPVEFEFDKAGQYVVLKMPGNDITCPKIIADTIMPSVNIAEYTGIYYSPELNVSYSFTIENNQLIADSPKHRRIVFDAITADKTESKDRYFRNVHFSRDENNIVNGLRVTDIDGRVRNLWFEKKE, from the coding sequence ATGAAAAATAATTATCTAATTAAAATATTGAAATCAACAGTATTTACAGTTTTATTTTTGGTCACATTAAACGCTATTGCTCAAACTAATTCTAGTGATTTAGAAAAAAAAGTAGACAGTCTTTTTGAGAAATTTGACACGTTAAATCAACCTGGAATGATAGTAGGAATCTCACAGGACGATTCAACTATTTTAATTAAATGCTATGGCTCTTCCGATTTAGAAAAAAAGATTGCAATATCATCAAAAACACGTTTTCATATAGCCTCATTAACTAAACAATTTACTGCATTTGCCATATCCCAACTAGAACGCGAGGGTAAATTATCATACCAAGATAATATTCTCAAATATCTTCCACAATTACATGATTTTGGTACTGTCATTACTATCGACCAACTATTACATCATTCATCTGGATTAAGAAGTACCAATAGGCTTCGGTTATTACAAGACGATTTTTATGATGCGCTTTTAACCCAAAAAAATGCGCTCAACCTAATTTATGCACAAAAAGAATTGAATTTTGAACCCGGTTCAAGTTTCGGCTACAGTAATTCTGGATATATACTCCTTGCAACAATTGTTGAAAATATTTCCAATCTAAAATTTTCTGAGTGGCTTAATAAAAATGTTTTTGAGCCTCTTAATATGAATGAAACTATTTTGGGGGACGATTATAGCCTTATAATTCCCGATAGAGCAATACCTTACGAAAAAAAAGAAGATGGATATGCCCAAACTATGGGAATGAAATGGATAGACTATGGTGCCACCGGAATATATTCAACTCTTGGAGACTTAATGAAATGGCAAGTATATCTGCACGAACAAAATTATATGTGGGTATTAGAGGAAGCATCCAATTCCCCATACGCTATGGGCCTTTATGTCTTTAAATCGAAAGATGGAACGATAGACCAAATTTTTCATACGGGTGATGGTGCCGGTTATACATCGTTTATGTCATATTATCCTAAAGAAAAAATAGATGTTGTCCTCTTAAGTAACCTCTATGGTAATGAACCTATCAAATTGGCTGAGACCATCATAGATTTTATACGTCCAATTAATGAGAAGTCGATTGCTGATTACTCAAATCAGATTGAACTTCCTATAGAAGTTTTGAAAAAATATGAAGGCTCTTACGATGCTAAAATTTTTAAAGCAGAGTTTGAAATAAAGGACAAACAGCTATATGCATTGAATCCCCAAGGATCAGATTTAATGGTCGCAGTAAACGAAACTACTTTTTTAATACCCAATACTCCAGTGGAATTTGAATTTGATAAAGCAGGACAATATGTAGTATTGAAAATGCCAGGAAATGACATAACATGCCCGAAAATAATTGCAGACACGATAATGCCTAGTGTGAACATAGCTGAATATACCGGTATTTATTATTCCCCTGAATTAAATGTTAGCTACTCATTTACAATTGAAAACAATCAACTAATTGCCGATTCTCCCAAACACAGACGAATTGTATTTGATGCAATTACAGCAGATAAAACCGAAAGTAAAGACCGATATTTTAGAAATGTTCATTTTTCCAGAGATGAAAATAATATTGTCAATGGCTTGCGGGTAACTGACATTGATGGTAGGGTTCGAAATCTTTGGTTTGAAAAAAAGGAGTAA
- a CDS encoding serine hydrolase, with the protein MLKKILYLNLILLIVSCNGSREMTRDSAYYRSSADSIHAQNIQKNLIPMYSIAGNVQRMTIPEMMKQDNIPGMSIAFVENGEIAWTKHYGYANLEDSLPITSETVFTGASLSKPITAIAALNLVEKGHLNLDENVNLKLKEWKIPETNLTENEKVTLKRLISHNAGIKNDLWGSYLPEETVPTINQMLAGEKPSVDPQTSVTYEPGSKTEYSNPGYSIIQKLLMDVRNEEFDQIIDQLVFDPVGMENSSFKQPIPTNLMKRKAIGYTIELEPYPYRLFPYQAAGGIWTTPTDLAQFMITLLDDYHKGTNTLVSKEMAQTIFKKNIARYVFSLWNWGEDIVFMHYGSNQGFNCIMYGSIEKNQGIVVMTNSDNSFGFFDYIQRAVNNEYQWEYVKPEILNPTESDISWVDSFLGEYQWRNNNIIFTKDNKNLILQIENVDYVLTQTGERVFVLADKTIKITFSDDSDSRITIWEPNGYPFRIKKIIE; encoded by the coding sequence ATGTTAAAAAAGATCCTTTATTTAAACCTCATTTTGCTAATAGTTTCTTGCAACGGTTCAAGAGAAATGACCAGAGATTCCGCTTATTATAGAAGCAGTGCAGATTCTATCCACGCTCAAAATATCCAGAAAAATTTAATCCCAATGTATTCCATTGCGGGAAATGTCCAAAGAATGACAATTCCCGAGATGATGAAACAAGATAACATTCCGGGAATGAGCATTGCTTTTGTGGAAAATGGAGAAATAGCTTGGACCAAACATTATGGCTATGCCAATCTCGAAGATTCTTTACCAATCACTTCAGAAACTGTTTTTACTGGAGCTTCATTAAGCAAGCCAATAACAGCAATTGCTGCATTGAATTTGGTTGAAAAAGGCCATCTGAATTTGGACGAGAATGTAAATCTGAAATTGAAAGAATGGAAAATTCCTGAGACGAATTTAACTGAAAACGAAAAAGTCACACTCAAAAGGCTTATAAGTCACAATGCGGGAATAAAAAATGACTTATGGGGCAGTTATTTACCTGAAGAAACAGTACCAACTATAAACCAAATGCTCGCTGGAGAAAAACCTTCGGTAGATCCTCAAACATCGGTAACTTATGAACCAGGAAGTAAAACGGAGTATTCTAATCCTGGTTATTCCATCATTCAAAAACTATTAATGGATGTAAGAAATGAAGAATTCGACCAAATAATTGACCAACTTGTTTTCGACCCAGTTGGGATGGAAAATTCCTCTTTCAAACAGCCAATCCCTACCAATCTAATGAAACGAAAAGCAATAGGCTATACAATCGAATTGGAGCCCTATCCATATCGGCTGTTTCCCTATCAGGCGGCTGGTGGCATTTGGACAACACCTACAGATTTAGCCCAATTCATGATAACATTGCTTGATGATTATCATAAAGGAACAAATACACTTGTATCAAAAGAAATGGCTCAAACCATCTTTAAAAAGAATATAGCAAGATATGTTTTCTCCCTTTGGAATTGGGGAGAAGATATTGTTTTTATGCATTACGGAAGTAATCAGGGTTTTAACTGTATTATGTATGGCTCTATTGAAAAAAATCAAGGAATTGTAGTGATGACTAATAGTGACAACAGCTTTGGTTTTTTCGACTATATCCAACGAGCCGTGAATAATGAGTATCAATGGGAGTATGTTAAGCCGGAAATACTTAATCCAACAGAATCAGATATAAGTTGGGTAGATTCATTTTTGGGCGAATATCAATGGAGAAACAATAACATAATTTTTACCAAAGACAACAAAAATTTAATACTTCAAATTGAGAATGTCGATTATGTTCTTACTCAAACAGGCGAACGCGTATTTGTCCTGGCTGATAAAACCATAAAAATAACATTTTCCGATGACTCAGACAGTAGGATTACTATTTGGGAACCTAATGGTTACCCATTTAGAATAAAAAAGATTATTGAATGA
- a CDS encoding prolyl oligopeptidase family protein, translating to MKKYILVLIALIGINHIIQAQEDKYLWLEEVEGEKALEFVNTQNKTSFEDLNAEKDYQNIYDKNLAIYNSNENIAYPSIRGNYAYNFWQDKDHVRGIWRRSPLEDYTSGEPVWETLLDIDKLSETDNIKWVFKGSEGLYPDYNRFLVHLSNGGGDAVVVKEFDVNTKQFLTNGFSIEESKGSASYVDENTLIVDSDFGEGTMTTSGYPRQVKLWKRGTSLKNAQLIYEGETSDVSTWGGILRDGSEAFILVYRDLTTFSRQNLVWMNNEIIKLDIPDDASTNGILNNQFIIQLKSDWTVNLKTYKTGTLLSLNFTELLKGKKDIKVIVGPDAFSSIEGVSTTKNKLLVNLLTDVTGNLYIYSFTNGNWTSKKVNTPNFGSIYILGTDYISDKYFFEFTDFITPTTLYSADANNNTFKAYKSLPAFFDASKYEVKQYKAKSKDGTMVPYFMVAAKDVEYEGTNPTLVYAYGGFEISLSPFYWASFGVSWLEKGGVFVLANIRGGGEFGPKWHQDGIKEKRQNVFDDLYAVSEDLITKKVTTPRHLGIMGGSNGGLLVGVAFTQRPDLYNAVVSQMPLLDMQRYNKLLAGASWMGEFGDPDIPEEWEYIKKYSPYHNLKKGMDYPEVFFTTSTRDDRVHPGHARKMVAKMNDMGYKTFYYENTEGGHAGSSTSEQRAKSDALTFSYLLMKLK from the coding sequence ATGAAAAAATACATTTTAGTACTCATCGCGCTAATAGGAATTAACCACATCATTCAAGCGCAGGAAGACAAATACTTATGGCTTGAAGAGGTTGAAGGTGAAAAAGCATTGGAGTTTGTAAACACCCAAAACAAAACCTCTTTTGAAGACCTAAATGCCGAGAAAGACTATCAAAATATTTATGATAAAAATTTAGCTATCTATAATTCTAATGAAAATATTGCATATCCATCTATTCGTGGAAACTACGCTTATAATTTCTGGCAAGATAAAGACCATGTAAGAGGTATTTGGAGAAGGTCTCCACTTGAAGATTATACAAGTGGAGAGCCTGTTTGGGAAACCTTACTTGATATAGATAAACTTTCAGAAACCGATAATATAAAGTGGGTTTTTAAAGGTAGCGAGGGTTTATATCCTGATTATAATCGTTTTTTAGTTCATTTGTCAAATGGTGGTGGCGATGCCGTAGTAGTCAAAGAATTTGATGTGAATACAAAGCAATTTTTAACAAATGGATTTTCAATAGAGGAATCAAAGGGTTCTGCCAGTTATGTAGATGAAAATACGCTGATTGTTGATTCGGATTTTGGAGAAGGCACCATGACTACTTCGGGTTATCCAAGACAAGTAAAATTATGGAAACGAGGTACTTCGTTAAAAAATGCACAGCTTATTTATGAGGGGGAAACTTCCGATGTAAGTACATGGGGAGGTATTTTACGTGATGGCTCAGAAGCGTTTATATTAGTTTACAGAGATTTAACTACATTCTCTCGCCAAAACTTGGTTTGGATGAACAATGAAATCATAAAACTAGACATTCCGGATGATGCTAGCACAAATGGTATTTTAAATAATCAATTTATTATTCAATTAAAATCAGATTGGACAGTCAATTTAAAAACCTATAAAACTGGTACGCTTTTAAGTCTCAATTTTACCGAATTATTAAAAGGGAAGAAAGATATTAAAGTGATTGTGGGGCCTGATGCATTTTCGAGTATTGAAGGGGTTTCAACAACCAAAAACAAATTACTTGTTAACCTATTGACAGATGTTACAGGCAACTTGTATATCTATTCATTCACTAATGGTAATTGGACAAGTAAAAAAGTAAACACCCCTAATTTTGGTAGTATTTATATTTTAGGAACCGATTACATTTCAGATAAATATTTTTTTGAGTTTACAGACTTTATAACTCCAACAACTTTGTATTCAGCTGATGCAAATAACAACACGTTTAAGGCCTACAAATCATTACCAGCATTTTTTGATGCTAGTAAATATGAAGTAAAACAATACAAAGCAAAATCAAAAGATGGCACGATGGTTCCTTATTTTATGGTAGCTGCTAAAGATGTTGAATATGAAGGAACTAACCCTACATTAGTATATGCTTATGGGGGTTTTGAGATTTCCCTATCCCCTTTTTACTGGGCATCATTTGGCGTATCATGGTTAGAAAAAGGCGGTGTTTTTGTATTGGCTAATATCCGTGGTGGTGGAGAATTTGGTCCAAAATGGCATCAAGATGGAATAAAGGAAAAACGACAAAATGTTTTTGACGATTTATACGCAGTATCTGAAGATCTAATTACTAAAAAAGTAACCACACCAAGGCATTTAGGTATTATGGGAGGAAGTAATGGCGGTTTGTTGGTAGGGGTGGCTTTTACACAACGACCAGATTTATACAATGCAGTAGTTTCTCAAATGCCATTGTTAGACATGCAGCGCTATAACAAACTTTTGGCAGGTGCCAGCTGGATGGGCGAATTCGGAGATCCTGATATCCCTGAAGAATGGGAGTACATAAAAAAATATTCACCCTATCATAATCTTAAAAAAGGAATGGACTATCCAGAAGTATTCTTCACTACCTCTACACGTGATGATAGAGTGCATCCTGGTCATGCCCGAAAGATGGTTGCTAAAATGAATGATATGGGTTATAAAACTTTTTATTATGAAAATACCGAAGGTGGTCATGCAGGGAGTTCTACCAGCGAACAAAGGGCAAAATCTGATGCGTTGACGTTTTCTTATTTGTTGATGAAGTTGAAGTAA
- a CDS encoding DUF6090 family protein, which translates to MIKFFRKIRQNLLTENKFSKYLLYAIGEIILVVIGILIALAINDWNNEKRIQSEETATLQKLIQDLKSDNKRYLENIEIYKKQDVYLTNAKIIIFKKSLSDNEIKEVMNYYGAYIRDINPRKTTYEEMLNSGRIYALSNEKLVDDIIEYYQFLDKSIYQNQESRREFRAVFYGPGLTDFWFWKVDEEPFDYAKVFFSDTDSPAYRVLKQSAGWSASTNKQMLENNKELLKTSNDLIKYIEIELKSK; encoded by the coding sequence ATGATAAAATTCTTCCGGAAAATCCGACAAAATTTATTGACTGAAAATAAATTCAGTAAATATCTGCTTTATGCAATTGGAGAAATAATACTTGTTGTTATTGGAATTTTAATTGCTCTAGCCATAAATGATTGGAACAATGAAAAACGAATTCAATCAGAAGAAACGGCGACATTGCAAAAACTTATTCAAGACTTAAAAAGTGACAATAAACGGTATTTGGAAAATATTGAAATTTATAAGAAACAAGATGTTTATTTGACCAATGCTAAAATCATTATATTCAAAAAATCATTGTCAGATAATGAAATAAAAGAAGTAATGAATTATTATGGAGCTTATATTAGAGATATTAATCCCAGAAAAACAACTTATGAGGAAATGCTAAATTCTGGTAGGATTTATGCTTTATCTAATGAAAAATTGGTTGATGATATTATCGAATATTACCAATTTCTTGACAAAAGTATATATCAAAATCAAGAAAGTAGAAGAGAATTTAGAGCTGTATTTTACGGTCCAGGTTTAACCGATTTTTGGTTTTGGAAAGTTGATGAAGAACCTTTTGATTACGCAAAAGTGTTTTTTAGTGATACTGACTCACCAGCATATAGAGTATTAAAGCAAAGTGCAGGATGGAGTGCCTCAACTAATAAACAAATGTTGGAAAATAACAAAGAATTGCTAAAAACGAGCAATGATTTAATTAAATACATTGAGATAGAATTGAAAAGTAAATAA